TTGGAATTTGATATTCAAGCTTTTGAATAGAAAGATCAGAGTATTCAAGAATTTTATTTTGCTATGGCAAATCTTTGGGATCAATTGGCTCTTACAAAGTCACCAAAATTAAGAGCATGTACTACATACGTTGCtcgtagagaagaatagagatTGGTTCAGCTTTTGATGGCATTACTAGATGATTTTGAAGGACTTTATGGGACAATTCTACATCATactactttttcttttgttgatttaGTTGTCAGTGAACTCTTGGCAGAGGAAATACGTTTTAAGTCTCATACTAAAAAAGGCATTCTATCCGCTGCTAGTCCATCTGTTTTTGCAGCTCATTCGCAGTCTCCAGTAAATTCTCAGAACAAGCTTCAGTACTTCACATCTATCATTGATGAATGTTGATTCTTGGAAGGCTCAAGTTGTTGAATAGAACTCAATAATCCCAGCAGCCCAACTCTCAACAACTTAACTCTTGGAAATCTGGCACTCAAGCACAAACCCAGCAGTCTCCCACATGGAAGTTTGGAAATCTCAACAACAAACTTTCCTGACTAAACATCCTACTACTAAACCTACAATACCATCGTGAGACTCCTTGTGTTTTGAAAAATACTCGTCTTCTAGTCCCACAATAGCAGTTCTTGCTGAGTAATTTCAACGATTCCTTGCTACTCAGCGACATGTTTTGTCTACTTCTTTCAAAACCCTCTAAATACCAATCAAATGCCCCCTTAAAATTAGAATATCTAGCACTACCGAAATTATTATACAAACAATATGTTTTAGATTTCGTGTAAATTTTCAGGTATTATTTTatagataatgcttgagactccaTATTGTGACCCCCAACCATTGACTTGAAAGTTGACACACGACCTTAGCCATccaacaagaagaagacaacAATGAAGTGTGAGACAAAAAAAGAACCAAATCGCCATGTCAAGGACCGGCACAGCAAGGCTGACTGAGCCAATTGGGCCTACTAGAATAAGCCCATAGTTTAGTTTACAAAGAATAGCTTGCCAGCCCAGCCCACATCTTTCTCATAAGCCTAGCCTTTTATTTCCCCCCTAATAAACACTAAACACAAAGCATCAGTGAGAAAAGTAAATTATACTAGAGCGAGAGACAGAATGCACAAGAAATTCGGAGGTAGGCAGCCAACAGGGACTCCATCGTTGGCATGGTCTTGTGTCGTTGTCGTTGCCTCTCTTCTTGCTGGTGCCTCCGTCGTCCACAATATTTACAAGCCTAACCTTGTAGGCGTTGTTGCATTTTGAACACCCATAAgctgtttgataaaatgcctcACACAatactttccttttcttttgtctgCAGACGTTGCCTCCCGTGGAAAGCGACGATGAGTCTAAGAGCAAGCAACCTGAGAAGGGACAGTAATCGTCAAAATTGGATTCTGCTGTTTTGGTGCGTGAAATTGTTTGCATTGGGAGTGGTTGTGTGAACTTTTGTCCTGCGTATGATTGTTTTATAGCTGTACCAAATTTTAGTAGTTTTGCTTCTCTGCTAAGCACATTTTTGCCAttgaattaattttttgaaaattgttgATTTGGGAACCTAAACAACGCttgaagtttttgttttttctggTTCATTAATTCGTTAACAAAGAATGTCTTCCCACTTGCAGCGTTTGAAAACCCTTGCTTAAAATTTTGTGCTTAGATTCTTGCAACACAGGACCATTGAGGATTAATATGGTACTTCTACTTTATAATCTAttgtagggctgttattggtacggttaccgttaccaaacacggaataccgttaccataccaattctttcggtaactcaaaaaatgttaccgttaccgttaccggaagagtcggtataccgatggtcggtataccgatcgatcggtaatggtaagtcggtaattggtaaatttaccaattcttaaacttatttaaaaaagagaaagaaaaaaaaaatacatcaagtagtattgtgtttaatagtcattgtatgaaagtacaacactttcatcttgcctacaataccaataataaaagtaatagattaatgagaaggatcattgtgctacatgtgaataagagaaaatacctatcaatcggagaaaaaaagaaaggagaattcacataacattattccaacaatctataacggaaaatctttcatttcattaatttctaatatttttagtatccgaagtgttttaaactccatagcatgaaagctagaagaaacaagataaataaagataaaagaccataatggaaatggagaagaaaagcatgtaatcaataccaacaaagcattttgttatgtagcaaacgctgctttaaagttaatgaaattgctacgagtgatatataaatgataaccctaaaaataataaatggtctagattaaattagatcaatctaatggtcataattaaataaaactaaaactaaaaataatattaatatatatttaatatatatgtcggtaatcgggaaatttaccggttttgaactttgcttaccgttaccgttaccgaaatcatcggtaaatttaccgtaccgaacaattggtaacggtataccaatcttctgttattttcggtaaccaattgatcggtaatggtataccaatggataatttaccataccaataacagccctaatcTATTGTGTACAATAGTATTATTAATGGGACCAGTTTTTCAATCCCAAGTTATGAAAACCATGCGTTAGGCTAATGGCTTGTAAGTTTTGTGAACTTTTGTTGCATTGTCTAGATGACCATACTTTTTCTATAGAAATCCAATTGTCTACGAACTGGTTTAActcagtcttcttctcattaAATCTtccattgtttcttttttctagCCAAACTAACCAGCAGCTGATAAGGAAAATACATTTTAAATTAGTAGGGCTTTCTCTTTACCCCTATTTTGTCACTCCATGCTTCAAGCAACCAACTTGTAGTATAAATTCTCATTCATGAAATCAGTTTcagttattttttttccttcttgtctGCTGAATTTGAGAGATAAGTAGTATCAGGTTCGGTAAATGAATTGCAAGGAGCACCATTTGTTATTTGCTGGAATGGACTTTTTGCAATTGTTACATACTTCAATGGGAAATTGGCCATGACATAAGGatgaaggaaaataaaaggCAGAAGCTGCTACTTGTTGGCACAGTAACTACTTCTGTTAGACACTAAAGCAGTGTTGGCTAATCAAAACAAGGTCGCAAAGGAACAACCTACAAGGCCTCCGACTTGACTTTAAACACAAAATTGGAGACCAACCTGATTTTTTCCGATTAtttttgcttccttttttttctctctatatttGACTTATCTtcttggatatatatgtgtgtgtgtgtattagcTTCTTGTAGTTTCTTTGTGAAAACGTACATAAAGCTTGAATGGAACGTTAATGTGCCTTTGGGCCATTCCCAATTGCTGAGTTTACCAATTCACATCATCCCTCTTGTTGTTGCTGAACAATACTTTCAATTGGTGTCTTCTTCCACGGTGACTGGATTGTGTCTTGTTCAATGGATGATTTTGAAAACCCTTATTCTCCATTGTGGAGACAACATAATTTCCTTGCTTCCATATCAGGATTTGACTGGAAATAAATATCACATGTGACCCTTGGTTAACGGTTGTTATTCATAATAGTTCAGGGGCTTGTTTGACCCGAAATGAAGTTGAAGGACTCAATTGACCCAGTAGTCAAAGTTTAGGGGTTTTTTGGTAAGATGATACTATTTTTCCAAAATAAGATTTCTGAAACGATCTTAATCGATCCCATAAAGACTAACTTAATTTAACtattgtacctaacttgatgtaTGATTGAGAATTGGTGTAGTCAGGTGTACAATAGAAACTTGAAtgataaaattaaagaaaactaaCAAAGAagtaaaattcagattttggtATTCAATAAGAGAAGAAGACTAGGGTAACAATTTCATCTGGCAATTCTATCACAAGTATTCAATTAACAAGCACGTAATTATAATttcaattcaagggttgattttTTCCTAAATATGTTTGTTGGTTGGTTCGTTCGCGGTGTCAACAAGTTAATCAGGTTTGTTCGCAATGTTTAACAAACTTGTTCATCCTTATCAACAGGATGAACAAGTTTGCTGTTTTGTTAGTAAACCTTTGAAGATTCAACTGGCCTCTCAGATTCTGAATCATAGCAAAGCAACTGCAAGTCTAGAAACTGAGACTGATTTCTAGATTGATGCACGAGCATTCTATGAAAGGGCTCTCAATAAGGTTGAGTATGCTGAGTTATCCTTTTTAATGACGAGTTTAGGCAATAATGGTGTGGCGAGTACCAAGACCTTTTATCCAGGGGATAATCGAATTGTTGTTGAGAGGTGTTTGGGCAAGAATTCTGAATATGTTGAGTTGCATTCTACGCGTTTGTTAAAAGTCCTCTTTGATGAAGTATTGTATTCTTTGAGGATAAGAATGCTTTCAAGAAGGGGGTAGTTGATaggtaaatagagtatattacAATATGAAGAGCAGCCCAATAAGAATCAAGACTCAAGTCACAACAAGCCCAAATGCTAAGCCCATGTATGGTGTATCTTGTTTTTAAATATTACTTGTCTCACAACGGATAGTTGTGTACAACTGTTAGTCCTGTCACTGTTCATTGTCATGTCTCCATTTATGACCGTTGAACATATCTTCTATTTAGGTTGTATtgttcatttgttttctttaatgaAAATAATCTCCATCAATCCCgtttatggtatcggagttgTTGAGAACTCCGTCGAGTCTCTCATCTCCAATTCTATGGCTACCTCAGGCATTAATCCCCCTTCTTCTTCTACCACACTTGTGCTTCCTATTTCTAGTTCTGGCACACACAATCTGTGACTGTTCATGCAATTTCCGCTATTCCCGTGAAACTCAAAACTACTAATTTCACTTCATGGAGACTTCAATTGTATCACTGTTGAGAGCTTATAACATCTTTGGTCATGTTGATGGCACTTTGCCTTGCTCGGTGTCTTCTGAATTCTCTATTTCTGATAAGGACTCTATCGGCCCTACTACAGCTAAGGATTCCATGCTAGCTGCACTTTCTTGGAAATCACAGGATCAATTTATACTACATGCTATAGTAACTTTAATTGATGGCACTATGTTGCCTCTTGTAGGTGAAGTAAGCACTAGTGCTGTTGCTTGGGCTAGAGTGCACCAGCTCTTTGCCAA
This genomic window from Tripterygium wilfordii isolate XIE 37 chromosome 9, ASM1340144v1, whole genome shotgun sequence contains:
- the LOC120006498 gene encoding uncharacterized protein LOC120006498 — protein: MHKKFGGRQPTGTPSLAWSCVVVVASLLAGASVVHNIYKPNLTLPPVESDDESKSKQPEKGQ
- the LOC120005935 gene encoding uncharacterized protein LOC120005935, giving the protein METSIVSLLRAYNIFGHVDGTLPCSVSSEFSISDKDSIGPTTAKDSMLAALSWKSQDQFILHAIVTLIDGTMLPLVGEVSTSAVAWARVHQLFANSSRSRVLQLKSQLSHCQKGEQSMIDYLHAVKSLADELTLVDNPISSDDLTLYILDGLSEDYTGIVGSISTREHAFSFEELKDILIA